In one Candidatus Nomurabacteria bacterium genomic region, the following are encoded:
- a CDS encoding class I SAM-dependent RNA methyltransferase yields MKFGDRLQGTIEDVDDKGRGRYTVKRPGTPDKSVVIPFAFPADEVDAAFIKRDKGNWIGKIETITKPSADRVEAPCAHAGTCGGCLWQQLSYDAQLRLKHSMVNKALEKAGHTERVNTITPSQDTLYFRNRMDYAIGWKNEIGLKEYGSWNRYIDINECLLLDKESPKILQAVRNLMKELHLKPWDAKHETGDMRYVVIRLGKNTNERLVMLVVKDLTTISAEQREKD; encoded by the coding sequence ATGAAATTCGGCGACCGCCTGCAAGGCACTATCGAAGATGTCGACGATAAAGGACGTGGACGCTATACCGTAAAACGACCTGGCACACCGGACAAATCCGTTGTGATTCCTTTTGCATTTCCTGCAGATGAAGTTGATGCTGCGTTTATTAAACGTGACAAAGGTAACTGGATCGGAAAAATCGAGACCATTACAAAACCTTCAGCCGATCGAGTTGAGGCTCCTTGCGCTCATGCTGGTACCTGTGGCGGATGCCTCTGGCAACAACTTTCGTACGATGCTCAATTACGTTTAAAGCACAGCATGGTAAACAAAGCACTTGAAAAAGCAGGCCATACTGAACGCGTTAATACCATCACCCCTTCACAAGACACGTTGTATTTTCGTAATCGCATGGATTATGCGATTGGCTGGAAAAACGAAATTGGTCTTAAAGAATACGGTTCGTGGAATCGCTACATCGATATCAATGAGTGCTTATTGCTAGACAAAGAGTCACCAAAAATTCTCCAAGCAGTACGTAACTTAATGAAAGAACTCCATCTCAAACCTTGGGATGCAAAGCATGAAACGGGCGACATGCGCTATGTTGTAATTCGTCTTGGAAAAAACACTAACGAACGTTTAGTCATGCTTGTCGTCAAAGATCTCACCACGATCTCTGCAGAACAAAGAGAAAAAGATTAA